The Pirellulales bacterium DNA segment CAGCCGTACGAAATAAGGCAAAACAAGCACTGCCGCTTCCGCTCATGCCGACGACTAAACCACCTTCCGCCGCCAAACGGTCTAGCACTTTATCGATCCACGGCGACAACCGGCGGGCGGGCTCCAACAGTTGATTGTGGAGCCGCAGGCCGAGGGCCGTCCACTGCTGATTTCGCAAGGCCTCGATCACGGGTCCCAGGCGCCGCGGTTTGATATTTACACGGCATGCCTGGTAAACCGCGGCCGTCGACAAACCTTCTGGCGGCCGAACAATCACCAAGTGCAACTTTCCGAATCGGCTCACGAGTTCGATCTGTTCTCCTCGCCCACGGCAAACCGCCGGACAAGAAGAGAGAAAGAACGGCACATCGCTTCCCAATTCCGCCGCGGCCGGTTGTAATTGAGGCAACGACCAATTCAGGTTCCAAAGCTGGTTGGCCGCCAATAAGGCGGCCGCCGCATCGCTTGATCCGCCGCCCAGGCCGGAGGCAGCAGGAATTCGCTTGATTAACCGCAGCTTGACTCCGCGGTGGATTCCGGCTTGCCGGGCCAGCAGGCGAATCGCCCGCACGGCATGGTTGTGTTCTACTTCCGGTAGTTCTCCCAAAGGATGGGCCGCCGCCTGCGGCGTAACACTGCCAATTTGCATTCCGTATGCTAGGGCCCAGCGAGCAACAAGAGTGACTTGTCCGGAAGGATCGTCCTCCAGGTGCAAGGTGTCGTAGAGCCCTACAGGAACCATCAGGGTTTCGATCTCATGGAACCCGTCGCCGCGCCGATTTAGCACTTCGAAGAAAAGGTTGATTTTCGCCGGCGCTAACACTTCGATGCCAGTAGCGCTGCGGCGGATCTGCACCCGACGTTCCCTCGACGGCCAAACACAGCACGGTCCTACCGACCGCGATCAACCAACGCAAGCGTACAAATAACAAGAATGAATCCGGCAATTCGGCCGATTCGTTTCGGCCGAAAATGTTAGTTCAGGAGTGTTCAACTTAGCGAATATTGACAAAACAGTCAACCAATTCACAGAACCGAAAGTGACTGGGGGGGGGTGCAGACGCTACCTGACATCTGGACATTCCTCGAACGCTACTGGTAAGTAAGTTAAACAGCCAGGGTAGATTTTAACGCCTGAGCAAGAGATTCGCCGTTTACACCGAGGTCAGAAAGCTTACTGGCTAAGGGCCGGGTAAGCGTAAGATTGGTCATGTAGCTCAATAACAGCACGTCAAACCAGAGGCTGCCGGCTCAATTAGCAAGTCCTGTTGGGGATGGGCCTACGCCTCGGCCCGTGTGAGTTTGTGGAAGCGTTGAATGAGATCGCGCGTGACGGGGCCAGGCTTGCCGTCGCCGATGGTGCGATTGTCGATTTTCACGACGGGAATAACTTCGGCGGCGCTGCCGGTGAGAAAACACTCTTCGGCGATGTAGACATCGTGCCGGGTGAGTGACATTTCCTGCACGTTGATGCCGGCGGCACGAGCCAGTTCGATGACGGCATCTCGGGTAATGCCATCCAGAATTCCGGCATCGAGCGGCGGGGTTTGCAGCACTCCGGCCCGTACCAGGAAGATGTTGTCGCCAGTGCACTCGGCCACTTCGCCTTTGTGGTTGAGCATGAGTGCTTCGATGCAGCCGGCTTTCAGTCCCTCGATTTTGGCCAGAATATTGTTCAAATAATTGAGCGATTTGATTCGCGGGCTCAGCGCCGCCGGATGGTTGCGCTGTGTGCTGGCGGTGACGATTTCCATACCGTTGCGGTAAAAATCTTCGGGATACAGCTCGATTTTATCGGTGATGATGATCACCTGTGGGTTGCTGCAACGATTGGGGTCCAAACCCAGAGTACCGGCGCCGCGGGTTACCACAAGGCGGATGTAACCGTCTTTGATGTTGTTGGTCGCCAAGGTGTCGTAGACCGCCTGTGACAGAGCTGGGCGGCTGAGCGGAATTTCCAGCCATATCGCCTTGGCCGAACACCAGAGCCGATCCAAATGCTGCTCCAGGCGAAACACTTTGCCGCCGTAGCTGCGCATGCCTTCGAAAACGCCGTCGCCGTAGAGCAAGCCGTGATCAAAAACGCTGATCTTGGCGTCGTCCTTGTCCAGTAGTTGGCCGCTGATGTAAATCTTGAGGGATTTGGGCGGAGCCGTATGAGGCGACGGTCGAGTGGGTTGGTCTTTAAGTTCCGGCATAACGATCACTTTCGCCAGCAAAGGGAACTAATGGAGCAAGTAGACGCCACTGCCACTATTCTACGTCGGGAACGACCACTTGGCCGCCAGCCAAACGGACGATGCGGTCGGCTTTTGCGGCAATGGCGGCATCGTGGGTCACCATGACTATAGAGAGGCCGTGCTCGGCGTTCAAGGTTCGCAAAATCCGCAAAATTTCCAGGCCTGTGTTTTGGTCGAGATTGCCGGTGGGTTCGTCGGCAAGCAGGACTTGCGGCCGGGCAATCAGCGCCCGGGCAATGGCTACCCGTTGCATTTCGCCGCCGGAAAGTTCGCGGGGACGGTGTTTCAACCGGTGCCCCAACCCCAAGGTGTTTAGCAATTCTTTGGCCCGTTGGACAGATTGGCTGCGGCCGCGCCAGTAGCTCCAAGTGCTGCGACCAATCATCAACGGGGTCAGCACATTTTCCAGCATCGTGAGTTCCGGCAACAGATGATAAAATTGAAAGATCATGCCGAACTGTTCGTTCCGCAACCGTTCGCGCAGCGTGGCGGGCAGGTTGTCAATGCGGCGGCCAGAGAAGTGAACCTCGCCGGCGGTGGGAGCGTCGAGCGTGCCCAGTAGATGCAGCAGCGTGCTTTTGCCGCAGCCGCTTTGGCCGACGATGGCCAAGAATTCTCCTTGCCGCACTTCCAAATCAACGCCCGTTAGCACGGGAATATCGAGCGAACCCTTGCGATAGTGCTTGTGCAGGCCGACGGCGGAAAGATGAACGGCGGAATAGGTTTCCGATGGGGAGCGGGGAGTGGGGAGTTGGGAGTTGGGAGTTGGGATTGGGGAATGGGGAATGGGGATTGGGGAGTGGGGAGTGGGGGGCGCGTCGGGGACCCTCAGCTTGCCCTCTGCCGGAGCGAGCGGGGAATTCGCCGGCGAATTGGCGCGGCGGGGCACAATCAATTGGGGTTGCTCACTCATAGCGTAGGGCCTCCACAGGATGCAAACGGGCGGCACGCAGCGCAGGCAGCACGCTGGCCATTACGGCGATCGACAACGCCCCCACGACAATCCAGGTGACGGTGAAGGGATCGATGATCGTGGGAATTTCGTAAAAATAATAAATGGTCGGGTCGAAAACCGGTTGGCCGGTCACCCATTCCAAAGCGTCGCGAATTTGATTGATGTTCTGCACAAACAAGAGACCAATCGCCAATCCCACGCCGGCGCCAACGATGCCCAGCGACAGTCCGTAACCCAGGAAAATGCCCATGATGCCGCGGCTGGAAGCGCCCAGCGATTTGAGAATGCCGACGTCGCGCGTTTTTTCAACCACAATCATGAAAAAGATCGCCAGAATGCCGAAGCCGGCCACGGCGATAATCATGAACAACAGAATATTGAGCACGGCCCGTTCCATTTGCACGGCGGCCAGCAGGGCGCCTTGCTTATCGCGCCAGGTGTAAACGCCGTACAGTTCAGGAGGAAATTTGCTGCGCAGTTCGTCGCGGACGGTGTCGGGGTCGACGCCGGGCTGGAGCTTGATTTGAATGGCCGTGACGTTGGAGCCGATGCCGCGCATGGCTTGCAGTTCTTTGATGGGAACGAACACGAAGGTCGAATCGTATTCGCTCATTTTGCTTTCATAAAAATCGACGACGGTGAATTTCCAATCTTGCCGCTTGATTTGCGTGCCGGCGGTGGGGACGGTGATGTTGACATCGTCGCCGGGCAACAGCAGGAAGCGGTCGTTGCCGTCATGATCGCGCACGCTGGCCAGGGCGATGCCCAACACCACGCCGGGCCATTGTTTTTTGGCGGGATCGAGCTGTTCGACAGGCTGCGGGCCAAACGGATCTTTGGCGGCGGCGTTGGCGGCCGGCGCGGCGGAGTCGGCTTGCGTTTTTGCAGGATGATCTGACGACAAGTCGTCGGCTTGGGATTCACCTGACCCCTGGCCCCTGACCCCTGACCCCTGGTCGTTGCCCCCTGCTCCTTGATTTCCGACCCCGGGCTCTTGCGGCTGCACCTTGGTCCAGGCTTTTTGGCGCTGGGCCATGATCCGGCGCCATTTCCAACCGGCCTGCTCCATGCCGATCCGCAGCGGGGCTTTGTCGCCCATTTGATGGTCGCGGACATCGTAACCGGATTCGCGAAGTTGAAACGACAATTGGTTGCGGTTATCAGGATGTTGCAGGTATTTGGAGAAGTCGCTGACCGAGGCATAGGTGGCTTCGTCGATGCCGATGAACATTATCTGCTGCTCATGCTCCTGGCCGGGTGGACCATAGCTGAGAATGCCGGGGACGTGCACGGTGGGCGTCATGCCGGCAATTTGCTTGCCGGCGACGAGGCGGATGTTGTCCATGACGAATTGCGGGTCTTCGATGTTCTCCATGCCATGCCCTTCCAGAACAACGTCGGAAAGGATGCCGTGCATGCGGTCTTCCATTTCGTGCGAGAAGCCGGCCATGACGGCGTTGACGACAATCATGGTGGCCACGCCCAGCATCACGCTGATGATGGAAGCCAGGGCGATGTAGCGCGTCCGCAAATAGCGCCAACAGAGAAGCGGTTTGTACATGTGCCAATCCTTTGGCTTGGTTGTCCGTTTTATTGAACCGCGGAGGCGCAGAGACGCGGAGAAATCGGGCAGCAAAAATTGTTGACGATGCGCCGAATGCTATTCTTCACAACAGATAGCTGAAAATTGACGAACATCCCATTCGACTTTTAAATAATTTCAAATGATTTTCCTGTCGATCAGCAACGCTTTTCATATTGATTCTTCTCTGCGTCTCCGCGTCTCTGCGGTTAAATTGTGTTATGCCTCTGGCCGGAGCAGAGGGAATAAAATTACGTCGCGGATGGAGGTGCTGCCGGTGAGCAGCATCACCAGCCGATCAATGCCGACGCCCAAGCCGCCGGCCGGGGGCATGCCGTGGCGGAGGGCGCGGATAAAATCGTGATCCATTTTCGCCATCGAGTCTTCTTCCTTCTGGCCGGCAAGCTGCTTGCTGAACAACTCGGCCTGCAGGTCGGGATCGTTCAATTCGGTGTAGGCGTTGGCCACTTCCATGCCGTTGATGACCAGCTCGAAGCGCTCGGCAATGGCCGGGTTATCGCGCTTGCGCTTGGTCAGCGGGCAAATGCTGGCCGGGTAGTCCATTACAAATAT contains these protein-coding regions:
- a CDS encoding 4-(cytidine 5'-diphospho)-2-C-methyl-D-erythritol kinase; this translates as MQIRRSATGIEVLAPAKINLFFEVLNRRGDGFHEIETLMVPVGLYDTLHLEDDPSGQVTLVARWALAYGMQIGSVTPQAAAHPLGELPEVEHNHAVRAIRLLARQAGIHRGVKLRLIKRIPAASGLGGGSSDAAAALLAANQLWNLNWSLPQLQPAAAELGSDVPFFLSSCPAVCRGRGEQIELVSRFGKLHLVIVRPPEGLSTAAVYQACRVNIKPRRLGPVIEALRNQQWTALGLRLHNQLLEPARRLSPWIDKVLDRLAAEGGLVVGMSGSGSACFALFRTAAQSRHVAARLRSRQPEIGLVWSVSSV
- the ilvE gene encoding branched-chain-amino-acid transaminase, which encodes MPELKDQPTRPSPHTAPPKSLKIYISGQLLDKDDAKISVFDHGLLYGDGVFEGMRSYGGKVFRLEQHLDRLWCSAKAIWLEIPLSRPALSQAVYDTLATNNIKDGYIRLVVTRGAGTLGLDPNRCSNPQVIIITDKIELYPEDFYRNGMEIVTASTQRNHPAALSPRIKSLNYLNNILAKIEGLKAGCIEALMLNHKGEVAECTGDNIFLVRAGVLQTPPLDAGILDGITRDAVIELARAAGINVQEMSLTRHDVYIAEECFLTGSAAEVIPVVKIDNRTIGDGKPGPVTRDLIQRFHKLTRAEA
- a CDS encoding ABC transporter ATP-binding protein encodes the protein MSEQPQLIVPRRANSPANSPLAPAEGKLRVPDAPPTPHSPIPIPHSPIPTPNSQLPTPRSPSETYSAVHLSAVGLHKHYRKGSLDIPVLTGVDLEVRQGEFLAIVGQSGCGKSTLLHLLGTLDAPTAGEVHFSGRRIDNLPATLRERLRNEQFGMIFQFYHLLPELTMLENVLTPLMIGRSTWSYWRGRSQSVQRAKELLNTLGLGHRLKHRPRELSGGEMQRVAIARALIARPQVLLADEPTGNLDQNTGLEILRILRTLNAEHGLSIVMVTHDAAIAAKADRIVRLAGGQVVVPDVE
- a CDS encoding FtsX-like permease family protein gives rise to the protein MYKPLLCWRYLRTRYIALASIISVMLGVATMIVVNAVMAGFSHEMEDRMHGILSDVVLEGHGMENIEDPQFVMDNIRLVAGKQIAGMTPTVHVPGILSYGPPGQEHEQQIMFIGIDEATYASVSDFSKYLQHPDNRNQLSFQLRESGYDVRDHQMGDKAPLRIGMEQAGWKWRRIMAQRQKAWTKVQPQEPGVGNQGAGGNDQGSGVRGQGSGESQADDLSSDHPAKTQADSAAPAANAAAKDPFGPQPVEQLDPAKKQWPGVVLGIALASVRDHDGNDRFLLLPGDDVNITVPTAGTQIKRQDWKFTVVDFYESKMSEYDSTFVFVPIKELQAMRGIGSNVTAIQIKLQPGVDPDTVRDELRSKFPPELYGVYTWRDKQGALLAAVQMERAVLNILLFMIIAVAGFGILAIFFMIVVEKTRDVGILKSLGASSRGIMGIFLGYGLSLGIVGAGVGLAIGLLFVQNINQIRDALEWVTGQPVFDPTIYYFYEIPTIIDPFTVTWIVVGALSIAVMASVLPALRAARLHPVEALRYE